The Calliphora vicina chromosome 3, idCalVici1.1, whole genome shotgun sequence genome contains a region encoding:
- the mtrm gene encoding protein matrimony, translated as MEDCRTPTFDTVREFKFNVTPTAMTPTAHTYQEVHNIMASKRCFTPVHTNFRSPCLSPIYKLPGSLSSPLTEHHSSSFMEFKKPSLLAKPVVTYTASPKYGDKKTFLSPCPAFGSNFSHSPSYCNADVSSLSSPLEDSKNSSVLNHTLTLKILLKTLGLECYCENFERAGIDCQNLMDIKTSDLQGIGIKSVEDRDCIMEMFQNVFST; from the coding sequence atggaaGATTGTCGTACACCGACTTTTGACACTGTCAGAGAGTTTAAATTCAATGTAACTCCTACAGCCATGACTCCAACAGCACACACTTATCAAGAAGTTCACAACATCATGGCTAGCAAACGTTGCTTTACACCGGTACATACCAACTTTCGATCACCCTGCTTGTCACCCATTTATAAGCTGCCCGGATCCCTATCGAGTCCCCTAACTGAACACCATAGTTCCTCTTTTATGGAATTTAAAAAACCCAGCTTGTTGGCGAAACCAGTAGTCACTTATACAGCATCACCCAAATATGGCGACAAAAAAACATTCTTAAGTCCGTGTCCAGCTTTTGGCAGTAATTTTTCACATTCGCCCTCCTATTGCAATGCCGATGTCAGCAGTTTAAGTTCTCCATTGGAAGATAGCAAAAATAGTTCGGTTCTGAATCACACTTTAAcgcttaaaatattattaaaaactctGGGCCTGGAGTGTTACTGTGAGAATTTCGAAAGAGCAGGCATTGATTGCCAGAACCTTATGGATATTAAAACTTCTGATCTGCAAGGTATAGGTATTAAGTCTGTTGAGGATCGTGATTGCATTAtggaaatgtttcaaaatgtcTTTTCAACCtga